The Kiritimatiellia bacterium genome window below encodes:
- a CDS encoding phospho-N-acetylmuramoyl-pentapeptide-transferase, whose translation MFYYLHLLTDWFSPLRVFRYITVRAIAGAGTAFLFSLLLGPWLIRELRRFKMGQQVRKDEAPPLYIFHGKKAGTPCMGGLLIISAVLVSTLLWAVPTNEFVLLTLATMCYMGLVGFRDDYLKVTRKSSRGLGVRAKLIYQLGWVAVVVTILLLLPSTRVHVQQFFIPFVKDPVTRHMGFLAIFVFLALVMVGSTNAVNLTDGLDGLAIGCSNSVAAAYLVMAYVAGHARFAQYLQVSYIAGSGELAVFCACLLGAGLGFLWFNCHPARVFMGDTGSLALGGAISMVAILIKQELALVIVGGVFVIEAASVLLQVSFFKLTGGKRIFKCAPLHHHFEVLEKEQAEREHRDVEVIETMITTRFWILAIIFALIGIATLKIR comes from the coding sequence ATGTTCTACTACCTGCACCTGCTGACGGATTGGTTTTCGCCGCTCCGCGTGTTCCGCTACATCACCGTGAGGGCCATCGCCGGCGCGGGGACGGCCTTCCTGTTCAGCCTGCTCCTCGGCCCCTGGCTGATCCGCGAGCTGCGCCGGTTCAAGATGGGGCAGCAGGTCCGCAAGGACGAGGCGCCGCCGCTCTACATCTTCCACGGCAAGAAGGCCGGCACCCCCTGCATGGGCGGCCTGCTGATCATCTCCGCCGTGCTGGTCTCCACCCTCCTATGGGCCGTGCCGACCAACGAGTTCGTCCTGCTGACCCTCGCGACGATGTGCTACATGGGGCTCGTCGGCTTCCGGGACGACTACCTGAAGGTGACCCGTAAAAGTTCCCGCGGCCTGGGCGTCCGCGCCAAGCTGATCTACCAGCTCGGTTGGGTGGCGGTGGTCGTCACGATTCTCCTGCTCCTGCCGTCCACGCGCGTCCACGTGCAGCAGTTCTTCATCCCGTTCGTCAAGGATCCGGTGACCCGGCACATGGGGTTCCTGGCGATCTTTGTCTTCCTCGCCCTCGTCATGGTGGGGTCCACGAACGCGGTGAACCTCACCGACGGGCTGGACGGCCTCGCGATCGGCTGCAGCAATTCCGTGGCGGCGGCCTATCTCGTCATGGCCTACGTGGCCGGCCACGCGCGCTTTGCGCAGTACCTGCAGGTTTCCTATATCGCGGGCAGCGGGGAGCTGGCGGTGTTCTGTGCCTGCCTGCTCGGGGCCGGGCTTGGGTTCCTCTGGTTCAACTGCCACCCCGCCCGTGTGTTCATGGGCGACACCGGGAGCCTGGCGCTCGGCGGCGCGATCTCCATGGTCGCCATCCTGATCAAGCAGGAGCTGGCCCTGGTCATCGTCGGCGGCGTGTTCGTGATCGAGGCGGCCAGCGTGCTGCTCCAGGTGTCCTTCTTCAAGCTGACCGGTGGGAAGCGCATCTTCAAATGCGCGCCGCTGCACCACCACTTCGAGGTGCTGGAGAAGGAGCAGGCGGAGCGCGAGCACCGGGACGTGGAGGTGATCGAAACCATGATCACCACGCGGTTCTGGATCCTGGCCATCATTTTCGCCCTGATCGGCATCGCCACGCTGAAAATCCGATGA
- the murD gene encoding UDP-N-acetylmuramoyl-L-alanine--D-glutamate ligase, translated as MTDSWKTALVLGLGESGEAAARLLRAEGVAVTVADGAETPALREKVARLAEEGVPVLVGAKELPAGPFDVAVISPGIPASSPWVAELNRRAVPVISELELGWRRRACRVVAITGSNGKSTAVKWLAESLAQAGLRAAPSGNYGDAICRVVRERPNLDWLVLEVSSFQLETVDEFRPEVGVLLNVLPNHLDRHGTMAAYTALKARLFARTRAGDTCLAPCVLREAVRGLAGGAGRWLAFGPEPESDYRWCDGRVWRGDAARADLRGTRFDNEILGPAAAAVVAAAEACGADAACVERAARVFEPLPHRMETAAESGGVRFINDSKATNIAAMVAALQMAGRPVRLIAGGLAKETDFTPARKALAAHARGVYLVGRAAEPMRQAWADVVPCELCGTLDRAVARAAEVAVEGETVLLSPACTSYDQYKNYGERGAHFIRCARERAAAGAPRTGA; from the coding sequence ATGACGGATTCCTGGAAAACGGCCCTGGTGCTCGGCCTCGGCGAAAGCGGTGAGGCCGCCGCCCGCCTGCTGCGCGCGGAGGGCGTCGCCGTGACCGTGGCCGACGGCGCCGAGACCCCCGCGCTGCGGGAGAAGGTCGCCCGGCTCGCGGAGGAAGGCGTACCCGTGCTCGTGGGCGCGAAGGAACTACCGGCCGGCCCGTTCGACGTGGCGGTTATCAGCCCGGGGATTCCCGCCTCCTCGCCCTGGGTGGCGGAACTGAACCGCCGGGCCGTCCCCGTGATCTCCGAGCTGGAGCTGGGCTGGCGGCGCCGGGCCTGCCGCGTGGTCGCGATCACCGGCTCCAACGGGAAGAGCACGGCCGTCAAGTGGCTGGCGGAATCCCTCGCGCAGGCGGGCCTCCGGGCGGCGCCCTCCGGCAACTACGGTGACGCGATCTGCCGCGTGGTGCGGGAGCGGCCGAACCTCGACTGGCTCGTGCTCGAAGTCAGCTCGTTCCAACTGGAAACCGTGGACGAGTTCAGGCCCGAGGTGGGCGTGCTGCTGAACGTGCTGCCCAACCATCTCGACCGGCACGGCACCATGGCCGCGTACACCGCGCTCAAGGCGCGGCTGTTCGCGAGGACGCGGGCCGGCGACACGTGCCTGGCGCCCTGCGTGCTCCGGGAGGCCGTGCGCGGCCTGGCCGGCGGGGCCGGGCGCTGGCTCGCCTTCGGCCCGGAGCCGGAGTCGGACTATCGCTGGTGCGACGGGCGGGTGTGGCGCGGGGACGCGGCGCGGGCCGACCTGCGCGGGACGCGATTCGATAACGAGATCCTGGGTCCCGCCGCGGCGGCCGTCGTGGCCGCGGCCGAAGCCTGCGGCGCGGACGCGGCCTGCGTGGAGCGGGCCGCCCGCGTCTTCGAGCCGCTGCCGCATCGCATGGAGACGGCCGCCGAGTCCGGCGGCGTGCGATTCATCAACGATTCCAAGGCGACCAACATCGCCGCCATGGTCGCGGCTCTCCAGATGGCCGGCCGGCCGGTGCGTCTGATCGCCGGCGGCCTGGCCAAGGAGACCGATTTCACGCCGGCGCGCAAGGCCCTGGCGGCGCACGCGCGGGGTGTATACCTGGTCGGGCGCGCCGCCGAGCCCATGCGGCAGGCCTGGGCGGACGTGGTCCCGTGCGAGCTGTGCGGCACGCTGGACCGGGCCGTGGCGCGCGCGGCGGAGGTCGCCGTCGAGGGGGAGACCGTGTTGCTCTCTCCGGCCTGCACGAGCTACGACCAGTACAAAAACTACGGCGAACGAGGCGCGCACTTCATCCGGTGCGCGCGAGAGCGGGCGGCGGCCGGCGCGCCACGGACGGGCGCATAG
- a CDS encoding LysM peptidoglycan-binding domain-containing protein: MKSSVLIAAVVGIHVLAVGGVVIMQGCETRRVTVDQAPPPAPPMPPSPETAPVPSPRPVLRPPVPVEPAPSVIEPGSGRTYEVQNGDSLSKIASKFGVSTRELAELNKIKDPNQIRMGQKLIIPDYAKEQPASASKPKAKAKVVVPEGAETYTVQAGDMLSKIAVKYGVKVADLREANSLSGDKILVGQKLVIPAGGKAEKKEKAKDKDAKQDEGKKTEEVAPPPAPAPVAAAKPDIMPAVEPAAPLLQGEEPPMEYTVQPGDTVDSIAKMYIIRREQILQLNNLSEGAELKPGQKIKLPTTM, translated from the coding sequence ATGAAGTCATCGGTGTTGATTGCGGCGGTCGTCGGCATACACGTGCTGGCGGTCGGCGGGGTGGTCATCATGCAGGGGTGCGAAACCCGGCGGGTCACGGTGGACCAGGCTCCGCCGCCCGCGCCGCCCATGCCGCCCAGCCCGGAAACGGCGCCCGTGCCGTCGCCCCGGCCCGTCCTTCGTCCGCCCGTGCCCGTCGAACCCGCCCCGTCGGTGATCGAGCCGGGTTCGGGCCGGACCTACGAAGTTCAGAACGGCGACTCCCTCTCGAAGATCGCCAGCAAGTTCGGCGTCAGCACCCGCGAGCTTGCGGAGTTGAACAAGATCAAGGATCCGAACCAGATCCGGATGGGCCAGAAGCTCATCATTCCCGACTACGCCAAGGAACAGCCTGCCTCCGCCTCCAAGCCGAAGGCCAAGGCCAAGGTCGTCGTGCCGGAAGGCGCGGAGACCTACACGGTCCAGGCCGGCGACATGCTCTCGAAGATCGCGGTCAAGTACGGGGTGAAGGTCGCCGATCTGCGGGAGGCCAACAGCCTGTCGGGCGACAAGATCCTCGTCGGCCAGAAGCTCGTCATCCCGGCGGGCGGCAAGGCGGAGAAGAAGGAAAAGGCGAAGGACAAGGACGCGAAGCAGGACGAGGGGAAGAAGACGGAAGAGGTCGCGCCCCCGCCCGCCCCGGCCCCCGTGGCCGCCGCGAAACCCGACATCATGCCGGCGGTGGAGCCCGCGGCCCCGCTCCTGCAGGGCGAGGAGCCGCCGATGGAATACACGGTGCAGCCCGGCGACACGGTGGATTCGATCGCCAAGATGTACATCATCCGCCGGGAGCAGATCCTCCAGTTGAACAACCTTTCGGAGGGCGCGGAGCTCAAGCCGGGACAGAAGATCAAGCTGCCGACGACGATGTAA
- the ftsW gene encoding putative lipid II flippase FtsW has protein sequence MVILIGIVLILVTVGIVMLASTSSVQGGTQFHDPLYYVKRQAVGLVVGAFIALFAARVDYHYWKAFAIPLALCSLVLLALVLVPGIGLTVKGSSRWLRLGPVTFQPSELAKFSSVILIAWWMARFQLHAREFRMGLAYPLSILGLFLGLVFAEPDFGTTMLLAAVGMLLLFLGGARIGYLAVAGAGGATLFGLAILHDPVRLRRITAFLDPEQYARNEAFQLLNAIYAFVVGGGRGVGFGQSLQKHFYLPEAHTDFIFAIIGEELGIKGSLGVLVLFMGLFLCGLHISHRAPDRFGQLLGFGCTLMLTIQAAINMGVVTGSLPTKGLPLPFISFGGSSLVASMAMIGVLLNLARHAVAEEAERDARCIRDAAHRI, from the coding sequence ATGGTCATACTCATCGGGATCGTCCTGATCCTGGTGACGGTCGGGATTGTCATGCTGGCCAGCACGAGTTCCGTGCAGGGCGGCACGCAGTTTCACGATCCGCTCTACTACGTGAAGCGGCAGGCGGTCGGTCTCGTGGTCGGCGCTTTCATCGCCCTGTTCGCGGCCCGCGTGGACTACCACTACTGGAAGGCGTTCGCGATCCCGTTGGCGCTATGCTCGCTGGTCCTGCTGGCGCTGGTGCTCGTGCCCGGGATCGGCCTGACCGTGAAGGGCAGCAGCCGCTGGCTGCGGCTGGGGCCTGTGACCTTCCAGCCCTCCGAACTGGCCAAGTTCTCCAGCGTGATCCTGATCGCGTGGTGGATGGCGCGCTTCCAGCTGCACGCGCGGGAGTTCCGGATGGGCTTGGCGTATCCCCTGTCGATCCTCGGCCTGTTCCTGGGGTTGGTCTTTGCCGAGCCCGACTTCGGCACGACCATGCTGCTGGCGGCGGTGGGTATGCTGCTGCTCTTCCTGGGCGGCGCCCGCATCGGGTACCTGGCGGTCGCGGGCGCGGGGGGCGCGACCCTGTTTGGCCTGGCCATTCTCCATGATCCGGTCCGCCTTAGGCGGATCACGGCGTTCCTGGATCCCGAGCAGTACGCCCGCAACGAGGCCTTCCAACTGCTCAACGCCATCTATGCCTTTGTCGTGGGCGGGGGCCGGGGCGTCGGGTTCGGGCAGAGCCTGCAGAAGCATTTCTATCTTCCGGAGGCGCACACGGATTTCATCTTTGCCATCATCGGCGAGGAACTGGGCATCAAGGGCTCCCTGGGCGTCTTGGTGCTGTTCATGGGCTTGTTCCTGTGCGGTCTGCATATCAGCCACAGGGCGCCGGACCGGTTCGGGCAACTGCTGGGCTTCGGGTGTACGCTGATGCTGACCATCCAGGCGGCCATCAACATGGGCGTGGTGACCGGCAGCCTGCCGACGAAGGGGCTGCCGCTGCCGTTCATCAGTTTCGGGGGGTCCAGTCTCGTGGCCTCGATGGCCATGATCGGCGTGCTGCTCAACCTGGCGCGCCACGCGGTCGCCGAGGAGGCCGAGCGCGACGCGCGCTGCATTCGCGACGCCGCCCACCGGATCTGA